In Ogataea parapolymorpha DL-1 chromosome I, whole genome shotgun sequence, the following are encoded in one genomic region:
- a CDS encoding Homoaconitase, mitochondrial encodes MSRHFSTSLARCRGQNLTEKIVQKYAVGLAPDKLVYSGDYVSIRPAHVMSHDNSWPVALKFKGLGAKKVKDNRQIVNTLDHDVQNKTEKNLAKYHNIEQFAKEQGIDFYPAGRGIGHQIMIEEGYAFPSNLTVASDSHSNTYGGIGSLGTPIVRTDAASIWATGQTWWQIPPVAKVELKGSLPKGVTGKDVIVSLCGLFNNDEVLNHAIEFVGDEIHKLPIDYRLTIANMTTEWGALSGLFPIDETLINFYTNRLLRLGPNHPRINHETVEKLRQNKLAADPDAYYAKTLTIDLSTLSPYISGPNSVKVSNSLSDLSAKNMKVDKAYLVSCTNSRLSDIKAAADIVRGHKIAPGVKFYIAAASSEVQADAEAAGAWQTLLDAGCIPLPAGCGPCIGLGTGLLEEGEVGISATNRNFKGRMGSKDALAFLASPEVVAASAVVGKIAAPEEVDGKPCPPTREVKKTIVVNEKPPSTDDTAKSSGSVLPGFPEEITGELVLCDADNINTDGIYPGKYTYQDDVPREKMAEVCMENYDSEFGKKTKAGDIIISGFNFGTGSSREQAATCILARDIKLVVAGSFGNIFSRNSINNALLTLEIPDLINMLRDRYRDSEPELTRRTGWFLKWNVPKSLVTVTDSSGAVVLEQKVGELGTNLQEIIIQGGLEGWVRSELQKEAQQQQ; translated from the coding sequence ATGTCGAGACACTTTTCCACCAGTCTGGCACGGTGCCGTGGCCAGAATCTGACCGAGAAGATCGTCCAGAAGTACGCTGTCGGCCTGGCTCCAGACAAGCTTGTCTACTCTGGTGACTATGTGAGCATCAGGCCTGCGCATGTGATGTCCCATGACAACTCGTGGCCCGTGGCTCTCAAGTTCAAAGGACTGGGCGCCAAGAAGGTCAAGGACAACCGCCAGATTGTCAACACGCTGGACCACGACGTGCAGAACAAGACAGAGAAAAACCTGGCCAAATATCACAACATCGAGCAATTCGCCAAGGAACAGGGCATCGATTTCTAtcctgctggacgaggtATTGGCCATCAAATCATGATCGAGGAGGGCTATGCGTTCCCGTCAAACCTCACAGTGGCGTCCGATTCGCACTCAAATACCTACGGCGGCATAGGCTCGCTCGGAACTCCTATCGTCAGAACCGACGCTGCCTCCATCTGGGCCACCGGCCAGACCTGGTGGCAGATTCCTCCCGTGGCCAAGGTCGAGCTGAAGGGCTCTCTTCCGAAGGGCGTCACTGGAAAGGACGTTATTGTGTCGCTGTGCGGActtttcaacaacgacgaggTCCTCAACCATGCGATCGAGTTTGTTGGAGACGAGATCCACAAATTGCCAATAGACTACCGCCTGACGATTGCTAACATGACCACCGAGTGGGGGGCGTTGTCGGGGCTGTTCCCAATCGATGAGACGCTCATCAACTTCTACACTAATAGATTGCTGAGACTCGGTCCTAACCACCCGAGAATCAACCACGAGACCGTCGAGAAGCTGCGCCAAAACAAACTGGCCGCCGACCCGGACGCATACTATGCCAAGACGCTCACGATCGACCTCTCCACGCTGTCGCCGTACATCTCTGGCCCAAACTCCGTCAAGGTGTCCAATTCGCTCAGCGACCTGTCTGCCAAGAACATGAAGGTCGACAAGGCGTACCTGGTGTCTTGCACTAATTCCAGGCTTAGTGATATCAAGGCTGCGGCCGATATCGTCCGCGGCCACAAAATTGCTCCGGGAGTGAAATTCTacattgctgctgcttcgTCCGAGGTCCAGGCCGACGCCGAGGCTGCTGGCGCATGGCAGACGCTTCTGGACGCCGGCTGCATCCCGCTGCCAGCAGGCTGCGGCCCATGTATCGGTCTGGGAACCGggttgctggaggaggGAGAAGTTGGAATTTCTGCTACCAACAGGAATTTCAAGGGAAGAATGGGGTCTAAGGACGCGTTAGCGTTCCTGGCGTCTCCTGAGGTTGTCGCTGCTTCGGCTGTAGTTGGCAAAATCGCGGCTCCCGAAGAGGTGGATGGAAAGCCATGTCCGCCAACCAGGGAAGTGAAAAAAACCATCGTGGTCAACGAAAAGCCTCCATCCACAGACGACACTGCCAAATCCTCTGGATCTGTCCTGCCAGGCTTCCCGGAAGAGATCACCGGCGAATTGGTGCTCTGTGACGCAGACAATATTAATACGGACGGTATTTATCCCGGCAAGTACACATACCAGGACGATGTTCCAAGAGAGAAAATGGCCGAGGTGTGTATGGAGAACTACGACTCTGAGTTTGGAAAAAAGACCAAGGCCGGCGACATTATCATTTCCGGGTTCAATTTTGGTACCGGCTCGTCCAGAGAACAGGCCGCCACGTGCATTTTGGCCAGAGATATCAAGTTGGTGGTTGCAGGATCGTTTGGTAACATTTTCTCGCGAAACAGCATCAACAATGCGCTTTTGACACTTGAAATCCCAGACCTCATCAACATGCTTCGTGACAGATACAGAGACAGCGAGCCTGAGCTAACGAGACGGACCGGCTGGTTCCTCAAATGGAACGTTCCTAAATCGCTGGTCACCGTGACCGACTCTTCGGGCGCCGTGGTGCTCGAGCAGAAGGTGGGCGAGCTAGGAACCAACCTGCAGGAAATCATCATCCAGGGCGGTCTGGAGGGCTGGGTGCGGTCTGAGCTGCAGAAAGaggcccagcagcagcaataA
- a CDS encoding Regulator of ribosome biosynthesis, whose protein sequence is MTSEHQVKPVTVEKPIPVNYDLGNLAVFDPNPLEASKITNDKTKNDYLRDVTRDNVQLLINQVLSLPLKKTSDNSNGQNSTMTLIQLPDPTTQLPREKSIPKAKEPTKWELFAAKKGIKKKGKDGKLVYDERTGKWVNKWGYKGKNKEVESDWLVELDDKNVGTENELIDPRTLSRMERKKLVKKNELQMKRNREKI, encoded by the exons ATGACTAGCGAACACCAAGT CAAACCTGTGACGGTTGAGAAACCTATTCCAGTCAACTATGATTTGGGCAACCTTGCTGTGTTCGACCCTAATCCTTTGGAAGCctcgaaaatcacaaaTGACAAAACAAAAAACGATTACTTGAGAGACGTGACCAGAGATAATGTGCAACTGCTAATCAACCAGGTGCTTTCGCTCCCATTGAAAAAGACGAGCGACAACTCCAATGGACAAAACTCGACAATGACGCTGATTCAGCTGCCTGATCCGACTACACAGCTCCCTCGCGAAAAGAGCATACCTAAGGCCAAAGAACCAACCAAATGGGAATTATTTGCCGCCAAGAAAGgcatcaagaagaagggcaaGGACGGAAAGCTTGTGTACGACGAGAGAACCGGCAAATGGGTCAACAAATGGGGCTACAAAGGAAAGAACAAGGAGGTCGAGTCGGACTGGCTGGTCGAGCTTGATGACAAGAACGTGGGTACGGAAAATGAGCTCATTGATCCGCGTACGTTGAGCAGAATGGAGCGCAAAaagctggtgaaaaagaacgagctgcagATGAAGCGTAATCGTGAGAAAATTTAG